The Sorangiineae bacterium MSr11367 genome window below encodes:
- a CDS encoding lipase family protein: protein MSNLQRFGKVSTYELEDDSAAVYGLEATNGNAALAISTGPSRQLASLDVATAHDQSVYYYRQAADILADISSWAYSDCQILIDELRHRGIVGPGTTCKQVSVANHPMLVVSTAFFIRSGNVGVIAFRGTEPANAINFLTDANCRMVDFLAMGHVHGGFVRNVRAVWSELADDVQKAIDDPSESKRLKALYITGHSLGGAMAIVAAALIFGRPIYVKWRPLVRGIYTYGQPMVGDKEFAKTCSRFDKMVFRHVYGNDLVTRLPSVILGNFEHFGYEFHGGEDGWTPRSKLSQQVVSAAVSIPVGLAAWVFEQIPVLHRVRLPYSVGDHSPVSYLQAFREARN from the coding sequence ATGAGCAATCTGCAACGATTCGGGAAGGTCAGCACCTACGAGCTCGAAGACGATTCCGCAGCCGTATACGGGCTCGAAGCCACCAATGGAAATGCGGCGCTCGCGATTTCGACCGGACCTTCGCGGCAGCTCGCCTCGTTGGACGTCGCCACCGCCCACGATCAGTCGGTTTATTACTACAGGCAAGCGGCGGATATTTTGGCCGATATCTCCTCGTGGGCCTACTCCGATTGCCAGATCCTCATCGACGAGCTCCGTCATCGAGGCATCGTCGGCCCCGGGACGACGTGCAAGCAAGTGTCGGTGGCGAACCACCCGATGCTCGTCGTCTCGACGGCCTTCTTCATTCGCAGCGGCAACGTGGGGGTCATTGCGTTTCGCGGGACGGAGCCGGCGAACGCGATCAACTTTCTGACCGACGCCAACTGCAGAATGGTCGACTTTCTCGCGATGGGCCATGTCCATGGCGGCTTCGTACGAAACGTGCGCGCGGTATGGTCCGAGCTGGCCGATGACGTGCAGAAGGCCATCGACGACCCATCCGAGTCGAAACGCCTCAAGGCCCTCTACATCACGGGGCACAGCTTGGGTGGAGCCATGGCCATCGTGGCCGCAGCCCTCATCTTCGGTCGGCCCATCTACGTGAAGTGGCGCCCGCTCGTGCGCGGGATCTATACGTATGGGCAACCGATGGTGGGCGACAAAGAGTTTGCCAAGACGTGCTCGCGATTCGACAAGATGGTGTTTCGCCACGTCTATGGAAACGATCTCGTGACGCGACTACCATCGGTCATTCTGGGGAACTTCGAGCATTTCGGTTACGAGTTTCACGGTGGCGAGGATGGCTGGACGCCGCGGAGCAAGTTGTCGCAACAGGTCGTGTCGGCCGCAGTGAGCATCCCCGTCGGACTCGCGGCATGGGTCTTCGAGCAAATCCCGGTGTTGCACAGGGTGCGTCTGCCGTATTCCGTGGGCGACCATTCCCCGGTCAGCTACCTGCAAGCATTCCGCGAGGCGCGAAACTAA
- a CDS encoding prolyl oligopeptidase family serine peptidase has product MPITQRPDLFRVGLPLVPLTDMIRYPGSGSGQTWIPEYGSAAVPSQFAALFAYSPYHHVQPGAAYPSVLALSADSDDRVDPMHARKFVAALQSASSGGPVLLSTQRNAGHRGADAIKRWVEDEADAYAFTLSEMGVP; this is encoded by the coding sequence ATGCCCATCACACAGCGCCCCGATCTCTTCCGGGTCGGCTTGCCGCTCGTGCCGCTCACCGACATGATCCGTTATCCGGGAAGTGGTTCCGGCCAGACCTGGATACCCGAGTATGGCTCGGCGGCGGTTCCTTCGCAGTTCGCGGCGCTGTTCGCTTATTCGCCGTATCACCACGTGCAGCCTGGCGCGGCGTACCCGTCGGTCCTGGCATTGTCCGCGGACAGCGACGACCGTGTGGATCCCATGCACGCGCGAAAGTTCGTGGCAGCCCTGCAGTCCGCGTCCTCCGGAGGGCCGGTCCTTCTGAGCACGCAACGAAATGCAGGACACAGGGGAGCCGACGCCATCAAGCGCTGGGTCGAAGACGAGGCCGATGCCTATGCATTCACCTTGTCCGAAATGGGTGTCCCGTGA